One segment of Pyrococcus sp. ST04 DNA contains the following:
- a CDS encoding carbohydrate kinase, which produces MITAFGEVLIDFIATEEGELKRVKTFEKHPGGAPANVAVGVRRLGVNSALISKVGNDPFGDFLLEKLRAEGVNTEGVVVDKEKHTGVVFVQLKGAKPSFILYDGVAYFNLTPKDINWEILNASHIVHFGSVLLARRPSRETTIEVMERIQGYSLISFDVNLRPDLWKGQEEKLADTLRAVIELVDILKMSDEEEKILREMGIEAEGKLITAITLGKEGCILKSREDEVKVPGYPVKPVDTTGAGDAFTAALLVGVLAFREYLTWATLEKIGKFSNLIAGLSTLKRGAWSVPKREEIEKYREAREILKLLKF; this is translated from the coding sequence ATGATAACGGCATTTGGAGAGGTGCTCATAGACTTTATAGCAACTGAAGAGGGCGAGCTAAAAAGAGTCAAAACTTTTGAAAAACATCCAGGAGGCGCTCCGGCTAATGTTGCTGTGGGTGTGAGGAGATTAGGGGTAAACTCAGCACTAATCAGCAAAGTTGGAAATGACCCTTTTGGGGATTTCCTTTTAGAAAAATTAAGAGCAGAAGGAGTCAATACAGAAGGTGTTGTCGTTGATAAGGAGAAGCATACAGGAGTAGTCTTCGTTCAGCTTAAAGGGGCAAAACCATCCTTCATTCTATACGATGGCGTCGCATACTTTAACTTAACTCCAAAAGACATCAACTGGGAGATACTGAACGCTTCTCATATAGTTCACTTTGGCTCAGTCTTGCTTGCAAGAAGGCCTAGCAGGGAAACCACCATAGAAGTTATGGAAAGGATCCAAGGGTATTCACTGATAAGCTTTGACGTGAATTTAAGGCCTGATCTGTGGAAGGGCCAAGAAGAAAAACTCGCAGACACATTAAGGGCAGTTATTGAACTCGTTGATATACTGAAAATGAGTGATGAAGAAGAAAAAATTTTGAGGGAAATGGGAATTGAGGCAGAGGGAAAGTTGATAACAGCAATAACACTTGGAAAAGAAGGGTGTATTTTGAAAAGTAGAGAAGATGAAGTCAAAGTTCCAGGATATCCAGTAAAGCCAGTAGACACTACTGGAGCAGGGGATGCATTCACAGCGGCTCTACTAGTTGGAGTATTAGCTTTTAGGGAGTACCTAACATGGGCAACTCTTGAAAAGATTGGAAAATTCTCAAACCTTATCGCCGGGCTCTCAACCCTTAAGAGGGGTGCATGGAGTGTTCCTAAGAGAGAAGAAATTGAAAAGTATAGAGAAGCCAGGGAAATCCTTAAACTACTCAAGTTTTAA
- a CDS encoding GNAT family N-acetyltransferase encodes MEILKVDEPEKLESELMRFVFRIYQSTNGKYPALEWVDRKPSVDDFEGFSRVYRPFLKFRLGEEFDELYIVKDKENIVGTVALVYNLKGKNIWWIPDDLKESEAVGLIEFFMVDEKYRGKGIGGKLLTIAIERLRKIGKVPHVVTFPNLKAYEYYLKRGFKEIMRFGEFAILKLE; translated from the coding sequence ATGGAAATATTAAAAGTTGATGAGCCAGAGAAGCTTGAGTCTGAACTTATGAGATTTGTGTTTAGAATATATCAGAGCACTAACGGAAAGTATCCGGCTCTTGAATGGGTCGATAGAAAGCCAAGTGTAGATGATTTTGAAGGATTTAGTCGGGTGTATAGGCCCTTCCTTAAATTTAGGCTTGGAGAGGAGTTTGACGAACTGTACATAGTAAAGGATAAGGAAAATATTGTTGGGACAGTAGCGCTTGTTTACAATCTGAAGGGAAAGAACATATGGTGGATACCAGATGACCTTAAGGAGAGCGAAGCTGTTGGGCTTATAGAATTCTTTATGGTAGATGAAAAGTACAGAGGCAAAGGAATTGGTGGAAAGTTATTGACAATTGCTATAGAGAGGTTGAGAAAGATTGGAAAAGTTCCACATGTGGTGACTTTTCCAAATCTTAAAGCTTACGAGTACTACTTGAAGAGGGGGTTCAAAGAGATAATGAGGTTTGGAGAGTTTGCTATTTTAAAACTTGAGTAG
- a CDS encoding nitroreductase family protein codes for MEFFEVLRKRRSIRNFKREKIPKEVVGLILKAAFLSPSSHNRRPWEFIVIDDKRILKQLSKAKPGVEPLAGASLAIAIIADERKSDVWLEDASIVAEHIHLATFALGLGSVWIQIMKRKTFEGEDSEEYVRKILGIPSHLRVPFIIAIGFPGEKKPPHGEEVFEWWKVHHNFYGRRWNGNIKS; via the coding sequence ATGGAGTTCTTCGAAGTCCTAAGAAAAAGGAGAAGCATTAGAAATTTTAAACGTGAAAAGATTCCAAAGGAAGTAGTTGGACTTATTTTGAAGGCGGCATTCTTATCACCGAGTTCTCACAATAGGAGACCATGGGAGTTTATAGTTATAGATGATAAGAGGATACTTAAACAGTTGTCAAAAGCTAAACCTGGGGTCGAACCTTTAGCTGGAGCTTCTTTAGCAATAGCAATAATCGCAGATGAAAGAAAGAGTGATGTCTGGCTCGAAGATGCTTCCATAGTGGCGGAACATATTCATCTTGCTACGTTTGCTCTAGGCCTAGGAAGCGTGTGGATACAAATTATGAAAAGAAAGACCTTTGAGGGAGAAGATTCCGAAGAGTATGTCAGAAAAATCTTAGGTATCCCCTCTCATCTAAGGGTTCCATTTATAATTGCAATTGGATTTCCAGGTGAGAAAAAGCCTCCCCATGGAGAAGAGGTGTTTGAATGGTGGAAAGTTCATCACAACTTCTATGGGAGGCGATGGAATGGAAATATTAAAAGTTGA
- a CDS encoding DUF3213 domain-containing protein produces the protein MKEGKFEIALTPEEAMVIQYELSKEDSIYRVFINPYAKIAKVIFDDSKISAEQIAEKLKGRKIEERDITLEELIEKSMSWNNVVRA, from the coding sequence ATGAAAGAGGGCAAGTTTGAGATAGCTCTAACCCCAGAGGAAGCAATGGTCATTCAGTATGAACTCTCAAAGGAAGATTCAATATACAGGGTGTTCATAAATCCCTATGCGAAAATTGCAAAAGTAATTTTCGATGATTCAAAAATATCTGCAGAGCAAATTGCCGAAAAGTTGAAAGGCAGGAAAATTGAAGAGAGGGACATAACTTTGGAGGAACTTATCGAGAAAAGCATGAGTTGGAACAATGTAGTTAGAGCTTAA
- the tes gene encoding tetraether lipid synthase Tes gives MAENVGEVPSGEKEFETLTKKMREIIEFPEISEEEFEKMLRTASRGYGSPLPHRTYSLCPESRRVVPAVVWEKDGMVWITKKCPEGMITDLYYEDVDLYYRFSRWKFEEKKLFSVNVENTGINCPFDCGLCARHRSHTSLLNIVLTNRCNLNCWYCFFYAREGEPIYEPTLEQIRMMLRNAKKEHPIGANAVQFTGGEPTLRDDLIEIIKIAKEEGYDHVQLNTDGIRLAFEPELVKKIREAGVNTLYLSYDGMTPQTNWKNHWEIPLIFENVRKAGGPGIVLVPTLIRNVNDHEAGAIINFGLNHLDIVRGVNFQPISLVGRVPKKERQRFRITIAGAIKKIEEQTNGAIAKEDWYPIPIAGHIARFFEVFTGSKYYMTSHFACGAATYVFLDKEEKKVIPIPRFLDVEGFVEFLLEKADEIEKARFKGLAKLKAIGETVFLKFKQFYDEKNAPKGLDVLGLIKNAFMYGNYDALGKFHTRTLFLGMMHFMDEYNYDVERVERCVIHYAMPDGRIVPFCTFNVIPEIYRDKVQRQFSYSWEEWKKLHPDWDYMKDKYVRTKEFVEKMKRSELYRKTYIEIENYFAR, from the coding sequence ATGGCTGAAAACGTGGGAGAGGTACCTAGTGGTGAAAAAGAATTCGAAACTCTAACCAAAAAAATGCGGGAAATTATAGAATTTCCCGAAATTTCTGAAGAAGAGTTTGAAAAAATGCTAAGAACTGCGAGTAGAGGATATGGCTCTCCCCTTCCTCATAGAACGTATTCACTATGCCCCGAAAGTAGAAGAGTAGTTCCTGCCGTAGTATGGGAAAAAGATGGTATGGTATGGATAACGAAGAAGTGTCCAGAGGGCATGATAACTGACCTGTATTATGAAGATGTTGATCTATATTACAGATTTTCAAGATGGAAGTTTGAAGAGAAAAAGCTCTTCTCAGTAAATGTTGAAAACACAGGTATCAATTGTCCCTTCGATTGTGGCCTTTGTGCTAGGCATAGGTCACATACAAGCCTTTTGAACATAGTCCTTACCAATAGGTGCAATCTTAACTGTTGGTACTGTTTCTTCTATGCAAGGGAAGGAGAGCCAATATACGAGCCCACCCTAGAGCAAATTAGAATGATGCTGAGGAATGCAAAGAAGGAGCATCCAATAGGGGCAAATGCAGTTCAATTCACAGGAGGGGAGCCAACGCTCAGGGATGATCTAATAGAGATAATAAAAATCGCTAAAGAAGAAGGGTATGATCATGTACAGCTAAATACCGATGGAATAAGACTCGCATTCGAGCCGGAACTTGTAAAGAAGATAAGGGAGGCTGGAGTTAATACTCTCTACTTAAGTTATGATGGCATGACTCCCCAGACAAACTGGAAGAACCATTGGGAAATTCCTCTGATCTTCGAAAACGTCAGGAAAGCGGGAGGTCCGGGAATTGTTCTTGTTCCAACGCTTATAAGAAACGTTAACGATCATGAAGCTGGAGCCATAATAAACTTTGGTCTCAATCACCTCGATATAGTCAGGGGAGTAAACTTCCAGCCGATCTCCTTAGTTGGAAGAGTTCCAAAAAAGGAGAGGCAGAGGTTCAGGATAACTATTGCAGGGGCAATAAAGAAAATCGAGGAGCAAACCAACGGTGCCATAGCAAAGGAAGACTGGTATCCAATTCCGATAGCCGGACACATTGCTAGGTTCTTTGAAGTGTTTACAGGAAGTAAATACTACATGACAAGTCATTTCGCGTGTGGGGCGGCTACTTATGTATTCTTAGATAAAGAAGAAAAGAAAGTAATCCCAATTCCAAGATTCCTCGACGTTGAGGGGTTCGTTGAGTTTTTACTCGAGAAAGCAGACGAAATAGAAAAAGCAAGATTTAAAGGACTTGCAAAGTTAAAGGCCATAGGAGAAACAGTATTCTTGAAGTTTAAGCAATTCTATGATGAGAAAAATGCTCCAAAGGGCTTGGATGTACTTGGTTTGATAAAAAATGCCTTTATGTATGGTAACTACGACGCCCTTGGTAAGTTCCATACGAGAACACTCTTCCTTGGAATGATGCACTTCATGGATGAGTATAACTACGACGTCGAGAGAGTTGAGAGGTGTGTTATCCATTATGCAATGCCCGATGGTAGAATAGTGCCCTTCTGTACCTTTAACGTTATCCCAGAAATATACAGGGATAAGGTGCAGAGGCAGTTCAGCTATTCCTGGGAAGAATGGAAGAAGCTACATCCAGACTGGGACTACATGAAGGACAAGTATGTGAGAACCAAGGAGTTCGTTGAAAAAATGAAGAGAAGCGAGCTTTACAGGAAGACCTACATCGAGATAGAAAACTACTTTGCAAGGTGA
- a CDS encoding Na+/H+ antiporter subunit E encodes MAEASRISKFLYTFIVLFIIWLFLTASVDPQELTIGLVFSFIVALLTHDIFTTRGLANLHPRRVAYFIAYIPYFLWAMLMANLDVAYRVLHPKRPINPGIVECKTELKNEVGKLALANSITLTPGTITLDVDGDRYFIHWIDVKDASVEGASENITRPFEKFLKVIFE; translated from the coding sequence ATGGCTGAGGCCAGCCGAATTAGCAAGTTCCTTTATACGTTCATAGTCCTCTTCATTATATGGCTTTTCTTAACGGCAAGCGTTGATCCTCAGGAACTAACAATTGGTCTCGTATTCTCGTTCATAGTGGCACTGCTTACCCACGACATCTTCACCACTAGGGGCCTTGCTAATCTCCATCCAAGAAGAGTTGCATACTTCATAGCCTACATCCCATACTTTCTATGGGCTATGCTAATGGCAAATTTAGATGTCGCTTACAGAGTTCTACACCCCAAGAGACCAATAAATCCGGGAATAGTAGAATGCAAGACAGAACTTAAAAATGAAGTTGGAAAACTGGCCCTAGCAAATTCCATAACTCTTACCCCAGGAACAATAACGCTAGATGTGGATGGAGACAGGTACTTCATTCACTGGATAGATGTTAAGGATGCCTCCGTAGAAGGAGCATCTGAGAACATAACGAGACCTTTTGAAAAGTTCCTGAAGGTGATTTTCGAATGA
- a CDS encoding monovalent cation/H+ antiporter complex subunit F, whose translation MIGINIYLLIIAIATLLSMYRVFRGPTTVDRLVAVDIMTTITVGLMVLFALYYKRAIFLDVALVYAILSFAGVIAFARYLEGGL comes from the coding sequence ATGATAGGAATTAACATTTATCTCCTAATCATAGCGATAGCAACCTTACTTAGTATGTACAGAGTTTTCAGGGGACCAACAACCGTCGATAGGCTTGTTGCTGTAGATATTATGACAACAATCACAGTAGGACTAATGGTTCTCTTTGCCCTATACTATAAGAGGGCAATATTCTTGGATGTTGCACTTGTATACGCAATACTATCCTTTGCGGGAGTCATAGCATTTGCGAGATACTTGGAGGGAGGCCTATGA
- the mnhG gene encoding monovalent cation/H(+) antiporter subunit G, with protein sequence MSALAGIGEFLVLFGTVFYFLSTLGLIRMPDVYNRMQTATKSATLGSLGVIIGTGIWAIGEGLSIAWLTKTLIIAVFLLLTNPISAHALIRGAYKSGIPLWEGSVVDKYKEHLEKKSQEGGEE encoded by the coding sequence ATGAGTGCCTTAGCAGGAATTGGAGAGTTCTTGGTATTATTTGGAACGGTATTCTACTTTCTCTCAACATTAGGTCTCATTAGAATGCCTGATGTCTATAACAGAATGCAAACAGCAACCAAAAGTGCAACCCTCGGGTCACTTGGAGTTATCATCGGAACAGGTATTTGGGCAATTGGAGAGGGATTGAGTATAGCCTGGCTGACCAAGACCCTAATAATAGCGGTATTTCTCCTACTTACTAATCCAATAAGCGCCCATGCACTCATTAGGGGAGCTTACAAGTCAGGAATACCTCTCTGGGAAGGAAGCGTTGTTGATAAGTACAAAGAGCATCTTGAAAAGAAGTCCCAGGAAGGTGGTGAGGAATGA
- a CDS encoding DUF4040 domain-containing protein: MNCIACIEYIIVALMIISAILSVEWRDLLAAAVGMAAVSLFASILFFFLQAPDVAMTEAAIGAALSGAVFIFAIKRSYRYETEEEEKPGWWVRW; encoded by the coding sequence ATGAACTGTATAGCTTGTATTGAATACATAATAGTAGCCCTCATGATAATTTCAGCAATACTGTCAGTGGAGTGGAGAGACTTACTTGCGGCCGCAGTTGGAATGGCCGCAGTGAGCTTGTTTGCATCAATACTGTTCTTCTTCCTTCAAGCTCCAGACGTGGCTATGACAGAAGCCGCTATAGGGGCAGCTCTCAGCGGAGCAGTGTTCATCTTTGCAATTAAGAGATCCTATAGGTATGAAACTGAAGAAGAGGAGAAGCCTGGCTGGTGGGTGAGGTGGTGA
- a CDS encoding Na(+)/H(+) antiporter subunit B: MLKRILAIIAILIIGYWLAQGLANVPFGQDKMLVGKYYLEHVKDQTGAVNAVTAVVVNYRGFDTLGEVTVLFIASTGVGALLWRKKRKRTAKTEGSVVLTTGSKLLFPFIMLFGMYIFIHGHLTPGGGFPGGATIATAFLLMYMAFTIYEIPHKEFEVTEGFAGMGYVLVGLLGLAIGGYFLFDWIWQTWHLGTSNIGRLFSGGFIPIIYTIIGIKVGTELSGIIDNMLKEEVKE; the protein is encoded by the coding sequence ATGCTAAAGAGAATCCTCGCAATTATTGCAATCCTTATCATTGGATATTGGCTTGCCCAAGGTCTTGCAAATGTCCCATTTGGACAAGACAAAATGTTAGTGGGGAAGTATTACCTAGAGCATGTAAAGGATCAAACAGGAGCCGTTAATGCTGTCACTGCCGTTGTCGTTAATTATAGAGGGTTTGATACCCTTGGTGAAGTTACCGTACTCTTCATAGCCTCAACTGGAGTTGGAGCTCTCCTTTGGAGGAAGAAGAGAAAAAGGACTGCAAAGACTGAGGGATCTGTTGTTCTAACTACTGGCTCAAAGCTTCTGTTCCCATTCATAATGCTATTTGGGATGTACATATTCATTCACGGTCACCTCACCCCAGGTGGAGGATTTCCAGGCGGGGCAACTATAGCAACGGCGTTCTTGCTGATGTACATGGCATTTACAATATATGAAATACCACACAAGGAATTTGAAGTCACGGAAGGCTTTGCGGGAATGGGGTATGTTCTCGTAGGTTTACTTGGCCTAGCAATAGGAGGGTATTTCTTATTCGACTGGATATGGCAGACATGGCATCTCGGGACAAGTAACATAGGCAGATTGTTCAGCGGAGGATTCATCCCGATAATATACACGATAATCGGAATAAAGGTAGGAACCGAGCTCAGTGGAATCATAGATAACATGCTCAAAGAGGAGGTGAAAGAATGA
- a CDS encoding NADH-quinone oxidoreductase subunit K: MISAYYFGAIALVLIGLYAVLVKKNLLKILIGLSIMETGVNLLLISIGYVSGRSAPILSEGITASKAVDPIPQALVLTAIVIGVATTAMALSVAIILYEKYGTLNIEEIRRLRG; encoded by the coding sequence ATGATATCAGCGTATTACTTTGGAGCAATAGCCCTTGTTCTAATTGGCCTGTACGCAGTACTAGTAAAGAAGAACCTTCTTAAGATCCTGATAGGACTAAGCATAATGGAGACAGGAGTAAATCTGCTATTGATTAGTATTGGATATGTTTCTGGCAGATCTGCACCAATTCTTAGCGAAGGAATAACCGCAAGTAAGGCTGTAGATCCAATTCCACAGGCTCTTGTCCTGACGGCAATAGTTATAGGTGTTGCAACTACTGCAATGGCTCTTAGCGTTGCTATAATCTTGTATGAGAAGTATGGGACACTTAATATAGAAGAAATAAGGAGGTTGAGAGGATGA